A single region of the Silene latifolia isolate original U9 population chromosome 8, ASM4854445v1, whole genome shotgun sequence genome encodes:
- the LOC141595311 gene encoding protein FAR1-RELATED SEQUENCE 5-like — protein sequence MDVPSPSRPLHHLLTTQDLVQILFERLGREEKKNMAMVCKGWSKWFLIGNDPEVKERDYYRGAVHGNENEYCTICGFTPRLATTKRIKGNELPNSFALRNVVCNRQGVKESRKRKRTDTDIDTAENDAESDVIDISRVRPITRIVCRALVQFKYQENGTYIVTRFDEAHNHPLASPESTIFLKGNRKMTEVQKQFVTKVKVLKLGGVKAYRGWKELCGGYNNIGATEVDFKNFVRDIKTYIDATYRTNKYDMVFVPFTGVDHHKRCITFEFGLLGDESIECYTWLFKTFLEAMGGCQPRIIITDQDKSMKSVVPEVFKESTHRLCMWHIMKKLREKVSYQLFQDEDFKTRLNRCVWNNQLEPDEFEEQWGKIMTDYQLVEHEWFSDLYDLREQWISAYFKDVSMSGLMRVTSRSESENSFFDRFLTPHLTLVEFWVCYESALEAQRHKQSKLNSDNKHSEIPRKTKSNLEITWRLLVPVLCFENGLVVRARLWILHNQDFQKIPEQYITQRWTKAAMSKPVFDKDGKLIDVSQKFSDRKSLSTELWQEVYSCVSVAECDDNDMKLLIEKLRYIRLDMISNRSFCKEHS from the exons atggatgtaccatctcCCAGTCGTCCTTTACATCATTTGCTTACTACTCAGGATTTGGTCCAGATTTTGTTTGAGCGACTTGggagggaagaaaagaaaaacatggcCATGGTGTGCAAGGGCTGGTCAAAGTGGTTCCTTATAGGGAACGACCCAGAGGTAAAGGAGAGGGATTATTACCGAGGCGCGGTTCACGGAAATGAAAATG AATATTGTACAATCTGTGGGTTTACGCCAAGACTTGCAACAACAAAAAGGATTAAAGGCAATGAGTTaccaaacagttttgcattaaggaatGTTGTCTGCAATAGGCAAGGTGTAAAGGAAAGTAGGAAAAGGAAGAGGACTGATACTGATATCGATACTGCTGAGAATGATGCAGAATCTGATGTGATAGACATAAGCCGTGTGAGGCCGATTACAAGAATTGTCTGTCGTGCATTAGTGCAGTTTAAATACCAAGAAAATGGAACTTATATTGTTACCAGATTCGATGAAGCGCATAACCATCCACTTGCTTCGCCTGAATCTACAATATTCTTGAAAGGAAACCGAAAAATGACAGAGGTACAGAAGCAATTTGTCACAAAGGTAAAGGTGCTAAAACTAGGTGGTGTGAAAGCCTATAGAGGTTGGAAGGAGCTGTGTGGAGGTTACAACAACATTGGGGCTACTGAGGTTGATTTCAAAAACTTTGTCAGGGACATAAAAACCTACATTG ATGCTACATATAGAACAAACAAGTATGATATGGTGTTTGTGCCTTTCACAGGAGTTGATCACCACAAAAGGTGCATAACGTTTGAGTTTGGGTTGTTAGGTGATGAAAGTATTGAGTGTTATACATGGCTGTTCAAGACATTTTTGGAAGCAATGGGCGGGTGCCAACCGAGAATTATAATTACTGATCAGGACAAATCAATGAAGTCGGTGGTCCCGGAAGTGTTTAAGGAGTCAACACACAGATTGTGCATGTGGCACATAATGAAGAAACTAAGAGAGAAAGTTAGTTATCAACTGTTTCAAGATGAGGATTTTAAGACCAGGCTCAAtaggtgtgtttggaacaaccaacTTGAGCCTGATGAATTCGAAGAACAATGGGGGAAGATAATGACTGATTATCAACTTGTAGAACACGAGTGGTTTTCAGATTTGTACGATCTCAGGGAACAGTGGATCTCTGCGTACTTTAAAGATGTTTCAATGTCTGGCTTGATGAGGGTTACTTCTAGGTCTGAGAGTGAAAACAGTTTCTTTGACAGGTTCCTCACACCTCATTTGACCCTTGTTGAGTTTTGGGTGTGCTATGAGAGTGCCTTGGAAGCACAAAGACACAAGCAGTCCAAATTGAACAGTGACAACAAACACTCTGAAATCCCACGGAAAACAAAGTCAAACCTTGAA ATAACATGGAGATTACTTGTTCCTGTTCTATGTTTCGAGAATGGGCTTGTTGTGCGTGCACGCCTTTGGATTCTACACAACCAAGATTTTCAGAAAATACCAGAACAGTACATAACGCAAAGATGGACAAAAGCTGCAATGAGTAAGCCTGTCTTTGACAAAGATGGCAAATTGATAGATGTCTCTCAAAAGTTTTCTGACCGGAAAAGTTTGAGTACTGAGCTGTGGCAAGAGGTTTATTCTTGTGTCAGCGTAGCTGAGTGTGATGATAACGACATGAAGCTTTTGATTGAAAAATTGAGATATATTAGATTGGATATGATTAGTAACAGAAGT ttctgcaaggaacattcttaa